A stretch of Rubinisphaera margarita DNA encodes these proteins:
- a CDS encoding GNAT family N-acetyltransferase has protein sequence MTENIADHVTIRAAESKDAERLLEFLEPFVADRRLLPRTTDELDQLVRTGFLAEVDRKLVGFASLEIYSKKLAEIRSLAVSPIYQGLGIGRGLVARCVELARERRILEVMAITSSEDFFRTCGFDFTLPRERKAFFLETYVDEECPLDDLHVAEKVETE, from the coding sequence ATGACAGAGAATATTGCCGATCACGTGACCATCCGCGCTGCCGAGTCCAAGGACGCGGAACGCCTGCTGGAGTTCCTCGAACCGTTCGTCGCCGATCGGCGTCTGTTGCCCCGGACGACCGATGAGCTGGACCAGCTTGTCCGCACCGGCTTTCTCGCCGAGGTCGATCGAAAACTGGTCGGCTTCGCCTCCCTCGAGATCTATTCCAAGAAGCTGGCCGAGATTCGTTCCCTGGCGGTTTCTCCGATTTACCAGGGGCTTGGCATCGGTCGTGGACTGGTCGCCCGTTGTGTGGAGCTGGCCCGCGAGCGGCGGATTCTGGAAGTGATGGCCATTACATCCTCCGAAGACTTCTTTCGCACCTGCGGCTTCGACTTCACGCTGCCTCGCGAACGCAAGGCGTTCTTTCTCGAAACCTATGTCGATGAAGAGTGTCCCCTCGATGATCTGCATGTCGCTGAGAAAGTCGAGACCGAGTAA
- a CDS encoding YdjY domain-containing protein — MVSHRLHAFAFFCILALPGFALAFQPADLDEKPQAPAELAPEVKELIATATPLNQQQTLFLDRKNKAVFLKAHVALQEGLLEMLCCPQQTKEHESILSVNCSAAAVHAALLAIEAEPGEPVSYDPKFQPPRGEVMAITLIWKEEGKVKRQEAREWVQTVTRRYFGAKLETLPEGFEIPEDSGLFYDRNENQLLFFGKMTPEQKKSLLTLSNDAAYQKAIEQLEQASQPETLEADWVFAGSLFQEDPQTGERRYLAEGGDLICVANFPSAMIDIAARSSADDSQRGYEANPDAVPELGTPVLIKLQRTQDVQPAGQKSSD; from the coding sequence ATGGTTTCTCACCGACTGCATGCGTTCGCCTTCTTCTGCATCCTTGCCCTGCCAGGCTTCGCGCTCGCTTTTCAGCCTGCCGATCTGGACGAAAAGCCTCAGGCGCCGGCGGAACTGGCTCCCGAAGTCAAAGAATTGATTGCGACGGCGACGCCACTGAATCAGCAGCAGACACTGTTTCTCGATCGGAAGAACAAGGCCGTCTTTCTCAAGGCTCATGTCGCTTTGCAGGAAGGTCTGCTCGAAATGCTCTGCTGTCCGCAGCAGACGAAGGAACATGAATCGATTCTCTCGGTCAATTGTTCGGCCGCAGCCGTGCACGCGGCTCTGCTGGCGATTGAAGCCGAGCCGGGCGAGCCCGTCAGTTATGACCCCAAATTCCAGCCCCCCAGGGGGGAAGTTATGGCGATTACCCTCATCTGGAAAGAAGAGGGGAAGGTGAAACGTCAGGAAGCGCGGGAGTGGGTCCAGACAGTAACTCGCCGGTACTTTGGGGCCAAATTGGAGACTCTGCCGGAAGGCTTCGAGATCCCGGAAGACTCGGGGCTCTTTTACGATCGCAACGAGAATCAGCTGCTGTTCTTCGGCAAGATGACGCCGGAGCAGAAGAAATCCCTGCTGACTCTCTCGAATGATGCCGCCTACCAGAAGGCAATTGAACAACTCGAGCAAGCGAGCCAGCCGGAAACTCTCGAAGCCGACTGGGTCTTCGCCGGGAGCCTGTTCCAGGAAGATCCGCAAACCGGCGAGCGTCGGTATCTCGCTGAAGGTGGAGACCTGATCTGCGTGGCCAATTTCCCTTCAGCGATGATCGACATCGCCGCCCGCAGCAGTGCCGACGATAGCCAGCGCGGCTACGAGGCCAATCCGGATGCCGTGCCTGAGCTGGGCACCCCGGTTCTGATCAAACTGCAACGGACTCAGGACGTGCAGCCGGCCGGCCAGAAGAGTTCCGATTAG